AGTGAGGGCGGCGCGCACGGCGGGGAGAATCACGCTGAGGGGTTCGTGGGTGAAGTGGAGGTGGGGCACAACCTGTACAAGGTAGGGTCTATGCGACTGTCTTCGCGCGAGCTTGCCCACAGGTGCGGGTAGATTGGGCCGTGCCTTCGGACCTCAGCATTGCCATCCTCACGGACGCACACGGGAATGCGTTTGCCCTTGAAGCGGTCATACAGGACATCCGGCATCATTCGCCGGACGTCATCGTGAACCTCGGGGATCAGGTGTGGGGACAGGCGGACCCGGTTGGGGCGCTCATGCTCCAGCGGGCACTGGGCGCGGTCGAGGTTCGCGGCAACAACGACGAGCGGCTCGTCACGCCTGCCGCAGAACTCCACCCGCAACTCGCGCGCTTGCAGGCATGGCTGGCGGAACAGCTCCCACGCGCGGAACTTGAGCGGATCGCGACGTTACCGACCACAGCGAGTCTTGTGCATGGTGCGGTTCTCGCTGCCCACGGTACACCCGCGACACCCTGGGACAGTCTCTTGCTCAGTTGGGACGGCTCAGGGTATGTACGTCGCCCAGAACATGAGATCCGCGAGCGGCTCAATGTTGCGGCAGCGACGGAGGTCGTCCTCGTCGGGCACATGCACCGTGAGGACGTTCGTAGCGTTGACGGCTGCCTGCTGGTGAGCGTGGGGCCAGTGTCGTCGCAGGGAGACGGGGACCCGCGGGCACGCTGGGCACTCCTGACCCGACGTGGGGGGCGCTGGCAGATGGAGGCGCGCCGCGTTGAATACGACTGGGACGCGGCGGCTTCGTGGGAACGCGAACACGGCCCGCTTGAGGACGCGGTGAACCACGCCTGCCCACCGAACCTGGAAATGCGTGACTTCAACGGACGCGCGTGACCTTGTGGCTGACAACCTTACGCACAGCATAGCGCATCTCGTAAAAAAGGCCGAACGGGAAGGTCACGGAACCGGGGCAGCTCGTAGACGATGTTTGAAGCTCAGTACCCCCGGTGCCGCACCACCGCCCCCTGCCCTTCCAGCCAGTCCGTCACCACGCCCACCGCTGCCTTCACCCCCGGCGTGATGATGGGGCCGCCGAACCGGGCGAGGCGGACAAGGTGGCTGCCGTCTTCCCGCCCGGTGATGCCGATCAGGACTTCCTGCGTCAGTTCGCCTTCCACCACATGCGCCAGCACCACCCAGCCGTCTTGCTTGAGGCTGCGGTACAGATCGAGCAGGACGACGGTCCACCCCGCCGGGTCCTCGCGGGTCTGGCCGCCGCGTGCGGTGTGCTTCTGAAAGGCGCTGGGGTCGAAGGCCGGGGGCAGGGTCAGGATGGCGTGGGGCACGGCGGGGGAATCCTCCGAATCAGGGTAACGGGCGAGGGTGCCGTGCGGCACGTGGGGGTGCCGCGTCGGGACGAAACGGGCATGGTGGGCCCCCAGCCCCAGGTCGCGCCATTTCAGGGCGTACTTGGTTTCGAGCGCGGCGGGCGGCGGGTCGGTGAGTTCCACCCGCATCACGCCGCTTGCCTCGGCCTCCCGGCAGGCGAACTCGAAATACTCGTCGTGGTCGGTGGTGAAGAGGACGGCCCCGCCGGGTTTCAGGCGGCTGGCGGCCAGGCGGAAGAAGGGCGCGCGCAGCAGGCGGTGTTCCTCGTGTCCGGCCTTGGGCCAGGGGTCGGGAAAGTTCACCACGATGGCGTCCAGCGCGGCTGAAGGCACCACCTCGCGGATCAGGGGCGCAGCGGGCAGCTTGGTCAGCACGGCATTGGTCAGGCCCGCCGCCCGCAGTCGCCGCTCGGCCTTGAGGAGCGAGACGCCGCTGATCTCCACACCAAGGTAATTGGGCGCTTCGGGAAAAGTCGCCGCGTAGTGCGGCCAGAAGCGCCCGTCGCCAAAGCCGACCTCCAGCACCCAGGGCCGCCCCGGCGTGTCCGGGTACAGGCGCGCGGCGCTGTCGGGGAAGTGGAAGTCCGAGAGGCGGGAGATCATGCCTCTCCCCCCACCAGTTCGTCCGCCAGCCGCGCAGCATCCTCCAGCACACTCGTATAGGTGTGGTCACCCGGCGTGCAGCGGCCCAGCGCGTACACCCGCCCGAAGCGCGCGAGGCGGAAGCCCGCGAGTTCTGACGGGGCGGGCGTCAGGAAACGCACGTCGTAGGGCGGCGCCCCCTCCACCCCGGCGGCAGTCTGCTCGCCCCCGATCAGCCACACGCCCGAACGGGCCAGGTCGTCGGCCAGGAAGTCGTAGGCGACCTCGGAGAGCCGCCCGGCCTCCTCCAGCGTGTCCCCGATCAGCAGGCGGCCTTTCAGGAACGCGCCGACGGCCAGCACTGCCACACGGGCGTGCAGTTCCGGCCCCTCCCAGGTGGAGAGCGTCACCTGACCGTCCGCCTCGTCCAGCTCGGTGACGGTGCTTTGCAGCAGGTGAATGCCCGCCGCCCGCTCGACCTCTGCCTTGAGATGGCGGTGGAAGGTCCAGCCGTCGGTGGCGGGGGCCAGTTGGGCGGCGACCCGGGCGAAGAGGCTACCCACCGGAAAGGCCGCGCCGTCAACAGTGGGCTGATAAAGGTTGCCGAGGTGATCGAGCGCCTGCGACACCAGCAGCACGTCCCGCCCGGCCCGCGCAAGTCGCCAGGCCAGTTCCGTGCCCGCGAGGCCCGCGCCGACCACCGCCACATCATACAGATGCCCCGGCTGCGGCTGGCTGCGGGGCCTAAGAGGTCCGAACATCAGGGGGGAAGTTTAACGCAGCGGGCAGAACGCAGGGGGCAAAGGAAACGGCGCTCTGCCTCACCGGTCCGTCGTCACCGTGTATTTCCCGTCCCCGCTGCCCATGAACGTCACCGTGCCCTGCTGGTCGGTGCGGTAGATGCGGATACCGTTCTGCTTGTAGAGGTCCAGGGCCTTCTGGGTGGGGTGGCCGTAGTTGTTCTCCCCAACGCTGATGACGACGTTTTCGGGGCGGACGACGGCGAGCCAGGACTGGTTGTCCCCGTTGGCGGCGCCGTGGTGGATGCTCTTGTAGACCTGGAAGGGACCATGGATATCGGCGCGGTTCTCGGCCAGCCAGGCGGCCGTCTCGGGCGTCTCGCTGTCGCCGGTCATCAGGGCGTGGAAGTCCCCGAAGTCGAGGCGGATGCCCACGCTGTTGTCGTTCTGGTCACTCCCCATTCCGGCGGGCGGGGCGATCACCCGCACCTTCACGCTGCCCAGGTTGATGACCTGATTGTTGGCCTTCTGGAAGGTGGTCCCGGCCTTTTCCAGCGCGTCCGCCAGCCGTTTCCAGGTCTGCGTGGTGCCCGCTATCCCGTTGTTGATGAAGAGCGTCGGTTTGGCCTGCTCGGCGGCCGGGATCAGCCCGGTGATGTGGTCCGCGTCGGCATGGCTGGCGACCATCAGGTCCAGGTGGTCCACGCCGTAGGTTTGCAGGTAGTCCTGCATCTTGCTGGTGCTGCGGCCGCCGTCGTACAGCAGGGTCTTGCCCTCGGGGCTGCGGACCAGCACGGCGTCGCCCTGGCCGACATCCAGAAAACGGACCGTCACCTGTCCGCCGGGCTGCCCGGTCTTCTCGTCCCCACCCTTCTTGTCGCCGCCGAACGCGCAGGCCGCGAGGCTCGCCGTCAGCGCCAGCACCAGCAGGCCGAGCAGGTCCGAGGAGCTGGGGCCGCGCCGGGAGTTGGGCAGGGGCCGCCCGTCCTTCTTGCCGGATGGGGCGCGGGAGGCGGCTTTGCGGGCCGGGGCTTTCTTTTCGGGCGCCTTGCGGGCGGGGGTCTTTTTCTGGCTCACAGGTTGATCTCCTCACCGTCTTCGGCGGGCTGGTTCAGCGCGTCGAGGCGGCGCTGGGCACGCTCCCGCCGGGCGCGGGTTTCTTCGGGCAGCACCCGCACCGTCACGCCGTCGGGGCCGTCCTGCACCGCCAGCACGTCCCCTTCCCGCACGCCTTCGGGCAGGGCGTGGAGCGGCAGGTCGAAGGTGCGCCCGTCTTCCCGTTCCACCCGCGCGACCCGGCCATGCGGCCCGTCCTCGATGCCGTCCACCGTCCAGCGTTCCCGCGGTCCTTGCTCGCCGTCCTTCACGCCTCTAGCGTAGCGCGCCGCCGCGATTCTGTTGCCATGCCACACTGCTGTCATGCCACACTGCGGGGATGCACCACGACCTCACCCTGCGAGACGGCGATCTCCGGCTGCGACCCCTGACCGAAGCGGACATTCCGGCGCTGTGCGCGCTGGCGCAGGACTGCGCGGAGGAGTTGCGGCTGATGGGGTCGCCCCCCAGTTCACCCGCCTACTATCAGGCCGCGCTGGACGCCAACGACCAGATGCCCTTCGTGATTGAGGTCGGCGGCGAACTGGCCGGAAGCACCCGCTACGGCGACATCCGCGCCGCGCATAGTGGGCTGGAGATCGGGTGGACCTGGCTGCATCCGCGCTGGCACGGCTCGGGCGCGAACCGGCGGATGAAGCGGCTGCTGCTGGCCCACGCCTTTGAGGAGATGGGCATGGAGCGGGTGCAGCTCAAGACCGACCTCCTGAATACGCGCAGCCAGCGGGCCATCGAGAAACTCGGCGCGGTGCGCGAGGGCGTGCTGCGGCGGCATATCCGGCGGCCGGACGGCACCATGCGTGACACCGTGATGTACTCGGTGACGCGGGAGGACTGGCCCGGGGTGCGGGCGCGGCTGGACACGCCGCCTCTCAGCGAAATGGCCTAGCCGGGCAAGTGACGTGGCAGGCGGGGCGGGGGCAGGGCAGAATGCGGGGCGAACTGAGTTTTCCCTTCCCCCTGGCCCTCTCACACCCGGCCCGCCCGCGCTCCCATCAGGGTGCGGCCCTCAGGAGAACCGATGCTGAGTCAGACCCTGGCCGCCGAAGTCCTGTCCCTCGCCCGCAGGGGCGGGGCCGACTTCGCGGAACTGTTCGCCGAAGACACCCTGACGACCACCCTGCGGCTGCACCAGGGGGAGGTGAAGGACGCCGGGGGCGGCAACCTGTTCGGCGCGGGGCTGAGGCTGCTGTACGGCACCCGGGTGGTCTACGCCTACACCAACGACGTGACGCCGACGGGCCTGCGCGACCTGGCCGATCAGGTGGCACGCGCCCGGGGCGGGGCAGGCGAGACGACCCGTGAGGGAACAGGCGGGCTGGACTTCCGCCGGGTGGACGCCGCGCCCCTGTACGTGGCCCGCGAGCACCCCCTCCACGCGGCCAAACGCGACAAGCTCGCCCTGATGCGGCGGGCACACGGCGCGGCGGCAGGCGTCGGGGACGTCAAGACGGTGGACGTGAACTACCTCGACCGCGTGCAGCGCGTATTGATCGCCAACTCCGAGGGCGTGTGGGCCGAAGACGAGCGGGTGTGGACGCGGCTGACGGTGAGCGCCATCGCGCAGGACGGCACGCTGCGTGAGACGGGGTCTTACGGGCCGGGCGCGGGGCAGGGCCTGGAGTTCTTCGAGACGGCAACGCCCGAGCAGATCGGCGCGGAGGCGGCCCGGATCGCCAACGCGATGCTGCGCGCCGGATACGCGCCCGCCGGAAAACTCCCGGTCGTGATCGGCAACGAGTTCGGCGGGGTGATCTTCCACGAGGCCTGCGGGCACATTCTGGAGACGACCGCCGTCGAGAAGAACGCCAGCGTCTTCGCGGACAAACTGGGCGAGAAGATCGCGCACGAGTCGGTCACCGCCATCGACGACGGCACCATCCCCGGTGCCTGGGGCATGGTCACGGTGGACGACGAGGGGATGCCCGGCGAGCGCACCGTGCTGATCGAGAAGGGCGTGCTGAAGTCCTTCATGGTGGACCGGGTGGGCAGCCTCAAGACCGGCTACGCGCGCACCGGCAGCGGCAGGCGGCAGAACTATACCTTCGCGCCCGCCAGCCGGATGCGCTCGACCTTCATCGACAACGGCCAGGAGACGCCCGAGAGCCTGATCTCCGGCGTGAAGCGCGGTATCTACGCCCGCAAGATGGGCGGCGGCAGCGTGACGCCCGGTACCGGCGACTACAACTTCGCCGTGCAGGAGGCGTACATGATCCGCGACGGGCAGGTGGCCGAGCCGCTCAAGGGAGCCTCGCTGGTCGGGAACGGCGCGCAGGACCTCCGCAACATCGTGGGCGTGGCGGGCGACCTCGCGCTGGGGCAGGGCATGTGCGGCAGCGTGTCCGGCAGCCTCCCGACCGACGTGGGCCAGCCGCACATCCTGATCTCGGAAATCACCGTGGGAGGCCGCGCATGACCCAGACCGAGCAGCTCAGCATCGCGGACGCCCGCGCCTACCTGCTGGACCGCGCCCGCGAGCGCGGCGTGACGCTGGAGGTGTACGGGGAACGCGGGACCAGCACCAGCGTGGAGGCGTTCGGCGGCGAGGTCAGCGAGTTCAAGCTCGAAGCCCGGCAGGGCGTGGCGCTGCGGGTGCTGGTGAAGGGCGCCTGGGGCCACAGCTTCACCGAGAACCTCTCCCGGCCCGCGCTGGACCGTGCCCTGGACAGCGCCATCGAGAACGCCGAACTGGTCGCGCCCGAACCCGGCGCGGGCCTGGTCGCCTGGCCGGAGCCGCCTGCCCTCGACCTCTACGGCGAGGGCCTCAGCGGCGTGAGCGTCGAGCAGAAGGTGCAGGTGGCGCTCGATCTCGACCGCGCGGCGCGGGAGGCCGACCCGCGCGTGGTGAGCGTGCCCTACGGCGGCTATCAGGACAGTGACAGCCAGCGTCTCGTCGGCAACACGGCGGGCCTCAGCCGCGAGGCGCGTCAGCTCTATGCCCTGCACTACACGGCGCCGCTGGTCAGCGAGGGCGGCCAGAACAAGATGAAGCCCGACTGGCAGTTCACCCGCGAGTTCACCGAACTCGACCCCACCCGCACGGCCCTCTCGGCGGTGGAGAAGGCGCTGGCCCTGCTGGGTGCCCGGCCCGCCCCCAGCGGCACCTTCCCGGCAGTCATCAGCGGCGAGTGCCTGGCCGAACTGCTGGCGCTCTTCGCAGGCATGTTCAGCGGCAAGATGGTCGAGGAGGGCAAGAGTCCGCTGGCGGGTCGCCTGGGCGAGCCGGTGGCGAGTCCCCTGGTCACCCTGCGCGACGACCCCACGCCGGTGCGCGGCCTGAACTCCCGCGCTTTCGACGCGGAGGGCTGCCCCAGCGTGCCCCTCACGCTGATCGAGGGCGGCAGACTCAGCGCCTTCATGCACAACGCGCAGACCGCCGCCCGCGCGGGAACCGTCAGCACCGGACACGCCGCGCGCCAGGGCCTTCAGGGCACGGTGGGCGTGGCCCCCAGCAACCTGATCCTGCAAGCCGGGGACACGGACGCGGCAGCCCTCGCCTCCGGCCTCACGGGGGTGCGGCTGACCGGCGTGTCGGGCGGCCATGCGGGCGCGAATCCCATCACCGGGGACTTCTCGCTGCAAGCCGAGGGCTTCTGGTTGGAAGACGGCGTGACGGCGTATCCGCTGGAGGTCTTCACGGTCGCCGGGAACATCCTCGACCTGCTGGCGGGGATCGAGGCCGTGGGGAACGAGCTGCACGACACCCCCGACGCGGTCAGCGCCCCGGACGTGCGGGTGGGGGCCCTCGCCATCGGCGGGGCGTGAGGGGGCGACAGGTCCGGGCAGCCTGGCCCGGGCTGGCCTATAGACTCACGGCATGATCATGAACCTGCTGCTGGTCTTCCTCCCGATCAGCCTGCTGCTGGAGTATGTGTTTCACGCGCCGCCGCTGTGGGTCTTTGTCACGGCGACGGTCGCGATCATTCCGCTGGCCGACTGGCTCCGCAAGGCCACCGAGCAGGTCGCCGCGCGGGCGGGGCCGACCATCGGCGGCCTGCTGAACGTGACCTTCGGCAATCTGGCGGAGCTGATCATCGCCATCTTCGTGCTGCTGAGCGGCAACGTCACGGTCGTCAAGGCGCAGATCACCGGCAGCATCCTCGGCAACGCGCTGCTGGGGCTGGGCCTCGCCATATTGATCGGCAGTTTTGGCCGCACGCGGCAACAGTTCAGTTGGCGGAACGCCGGGCAGCTCAACTCGATGCTGTTTCTGGTGGTGATCGCGCTGCTGATCCCCGCGCTGTTCGACTACACCGAGCGGCTGCCCGCGTTCCTGGCCGGGAACGAGGGGATCAGAACCAACCTCGACGAGTACCTCAGCCTGGGCGTGGCGCTGGTGCTGATCGTCGTGTACCTCCTGAACCTGGTGTACACGCTGTTCACGCACAAGGACGTGTTCGCGCTGGAGGACGAACCCCACCAGGGGCCGCTGTGGCCGGTCTGGCAGGCCGCCGCCGTGCTGGTGGGCGGCACGGCCCTGATCGCGCTGGAGTCCGAGCTGCTGTCCGGCGCCCTGGAGGCCACCAGCAGCACGCTGGGCCTCAGCCCGTTCTTCCTGGGGATCGTCGTGCTGGCGGTGGTGGGCAACTTCGCGGAGTACATCGCGGGCAGCTACTTCGCGCGGCAGGGCAAGATCGGCCTGGCGATCAACATCGCCGTGGGCGCGACCATTCAGGTGGCCCTCTTCACCGCGCCGCTGCTGGTGCTGATCTCCTTCCTGATCGGCCAGCCGATGAATCTGGTGTTCGCCAGCCCGCTCGAAATGGTCGCCATCGTGGCGGTCGCCCTGACCGTCACCACCGTCACCAAGGACGGCGAGGCCACCTGGTTCGAGGGCGTGCTGCTGCTGGCCGTGTACCTGCTGCTGGCTCTGGCCTTCTACTTCGTGACCCCCAGGCTGGAGGGGGAGCCGACGGCGCTGCGGGGCGGGGTGACCGCCGTGCAGAGCGTTCAGCCGCCCACAGCCGCAACCTCTGGCTGAACCACAACCTCTGGCCGAACGTCCGCAGCCGGGTGGCGCGTTCCTGAAGTGGGACGCGCCGCTCTCTTTTGAGAGCCGGAGGGTTCCCGGGACACTCTCCTGTACCGCGCGGGCGTATCCTGCTCCCCATGAAGTGGCTGCGCGACCCCCTGCTCGCCCCCATCGTCGAGAAGGTGGAGGCAGGCGAGCGCCTCTCGTTTGACGAGGGCATGCGGCTGTACTACACCCGCGACCTGAACGCGCTGATGCGCCTGGCGAACCGGACCAAGGAGCGGCTGCACGGGGACAAGGTGTTTTTCGTCCACTCGATGCGGCTGGAATTCACCAACATCTGCTACGTGGGCTGCACCTTCTGCGCCTTCGCCGCGCGCAAGGGCGAGGAACGCGCCTGGGACTACTCACCGGAGGAAGTGGTCGAGCAGGTGCGGCGGCGCTATCTCCCCGGCATCACCGAGCTGCACATGAGCAGCGGGCACCACCCCAACCACAAGTGGGCCTATTATCCCGAGATGGTGCGGCGGCTGCGCGAGACGTTCCCCGACCTTCAGGTCAAAGCCTTCACGGCGGCGGAAATCGAACACCTCGCCAAGATCAGCAAGATGCCCACGCTGGAGGTGCTGCGCGAACTCCAGGCGGCGGGACTGGCCGCGATGCCGGGCGGCGGGGCGGAAATCTTCGCGGACCGGGTGCGGCGACAGGTGGCGAAGAACAAGGTGAAGGCCGAGAAGTGGCTCCAGATTCACCGCGAGGCGCACTCGCTGGGGATGCGGACGAACGCCACGATGCTCTACGGACATATCGAGACGCTGGAAGAACGGCTCGACCACATGCACCGCCTGCGCGACCTTCAGGACGAGACGGGCGGCTTCCACGCCTTCATCCCGCTCGCCTTCCAGCCGCTCGGCAACACCCTGGCGCAGAACCTCGGCAAGACGGAGTTCACGACCGGCCTGGATGACCTGCGGAACCTGGCGGTGGCGCGCGTGTACCTCGACAACTTCCCGCACATCAAGGGCTACTGGGTGATGATCGGCTCCGAACTCACGCAGGTGAGCCTCGACTGGGGCGTTTCGGACATTGACGGCACCATTCAGGAGGAACACATCGCGCACGCGGCGGGGGCGACCTCCCCGATGGCGCTGTCGCAGGCGGGCATGGTAAAGATGATCCAGCAGGCCGGGCGCCTGCCGGTGCTGCGCGACGCCTACTACAACGAACTGGAGGTTTTCCCCCGCCCGAACGCGGAGGCGGCGGACTAGTGTGCAGGCGGACCTGGACGCTGTCTTGGCGCTGGACGACGCCTGGAACGCTGCCTACCACCACCGGGACCCGGAGTTGATGGCGGGGCTGCTCGCGGAGGACTGGATGGGTTTCTTTCCAGACGGCCAAGTGGCCTTCAAGGCCGACCTGCTGGAAGGCATGCGCCACAACCCCCCGCTGGCCCTGATGTTCGAGCGCCACGCCGCCCACGTCTACGGCAAGACGGCGGTGACGCGCGGCACGCTGTACGGGAACGGCGTGCGGGTACAGAGCTTCCTGCGGGTGTATGCCAAGCGGGGGGGCAAGTGGCGGGCGGTATGCGTGCAGGTGGTGCCGTGAGGGGGCGTGTAGCGCGTGGCTTGTGGCGTATGGACGAGCTTCTGCTCGCGCTTCAGCTTTCGGCTTCTACAAGCCACATGCCACAAGCTAGGAGTGCTCCATGACTTACCAAGCAGGCTGGATTCATTACACCAACGTCGCCCCCATCCTCGACTCGCTAACCCTCCCTGCGGGCGTGACGGCCATCACCGGCGTACCCACCCAGATGAACGCGGCGCTGCTCTCGGGCGAGGTGGATATCGCCAACATCAGCGCGGTGGAGTTCATCCGGCACGCGGACGTGCTGGAGGCGCTGCCGGATTTCAGCGTGGCGGTGCTGGGGCCGGTGTACTCGGTGAACCTCTTTCATACCGTCCCGCTCGAACGCCTGCGGCGGGTGGCCCTGACCCGCCAGAGCGCGATGAGCGTCGCTTTGCTGGAGGTGCTGCTGGCGGCGCGCGGCCTCTCCCCCGCCCTCGAACGCGCGGAAGGCGAGGCCGAGGACCTGCTCGCCTCCGGGTATGACGGCGTGCTGCGGATCGGGGACAGTGCCCTGCGCGAGTGGTACCGGGTGGCTGGACCGCTGACGCCCGAGACGACCATGACGATGCTGCCGCACGAGGGCCGGGGTATCACCGTCACCGATCTGGCCGAGGAGTGGTTCCGGTTGACTGGGCATCCCTTCGTCTTCGCGGTGTGGGCCTACCGCCGTGACAATCCGCCGCCGCCCGCGCTGGTGCAGGCGATGCGGGAGGCGCGGCGGCACGGGATCGGGCATCTGGCGGACGTGGCGGCGCGGCACGCGCGCAAGCTGGGGTTGCCAGAACGGGTGGTGCAGCATTACCTCTGGAACTTCCGCTATCACCTCGAAGCCCCGGATCGCCTGGGGCTGCACGAGTTCGCGGCCCAGGCGGTCCCGGGACACGCGCCGCTGCGCTTCGGGCCGCAGCCGGAGGGCGAAAGGCGACACGTTCTGTCGGCTTCTGCGGGTACGCTGAAACCATGAACCCCGAAACGAGAGCGGTGCTGGAGACGGCGGTGGAGGCGAACAGCCGCGTGAACGACGTCCTGTGCGCCCACCTGACCCCGGAGATGATGCGGGCGCAGATGCCCGGCGGCGGGATGACGGTGGCGCAACATCTGGCCCACATGGCGGGCGTGACGCAGGAGTGGCTCTCCCAACTGGACGAGGAGGCCGCCTCTCCCCTGCCCGTCCTGTACAGCGGCACGCTGTGGGGGAACTTCACCGCGCAGGAAGACCCGGCGCGGGCCGCCGAGGTGCTGCGCGAGGTCTGGACGACCGCCCTGGACACGGCCACGCACGCGGACGGCACCGGCAATCTCTCTCACCCCAGCGCCGCCCAGTTCCTGCTGCACATGCTCACGCACGACGCGCACCACCGGGGCCAGATGCTGCTCGCGCTCAAGGGGAGCAGCTTTCCCCTCCCCGACGAGGACGCGCTGTGGGGGCCGCTGCGTGGCGAGTGAGGCGGGGGCGGGGGAGGCGCAGGGGACCTTCCGCGAGCGCGTGCTGGCGCTGGTCGCCCGCATCCCGCCGGGCCGGGTGATGACCTACGGGCAACTGGCGCTGCTGGCGGGGCAGCCGGGTGCGGCGCGGCAGGCGGGGTATGTGCTGAACACGCTGGCGGGTGGAGGAGAATTGCCCTGGCAACGGGTGATCAACGCGCAGGGCCGCGTCAGCACCCACAAGCTGGGCTTTGGCGACATGCAGGAACGGCTGCTGGAGGCCGAGGGCGTCACCTTCGACGCCTCGGGCCGCTGCGACCTCGCCCGGCTGCAATGGTGGCCCGCAGAAGAGGACGCCCCGCCCGAGCGGCTGCTGTGACGCGGCCTCCGCACAAGCCCACCTAAAGGAACCCGGGGACGGGAAACCCCGCGCGGGGGCGTATGCTGGCGGTATGTCGGTGAAGCGAACAAGACAAAACCGGTGGGTGGCGGGCGACGTGATGTCGTGGGTACTGGGCGTGACGCTCGGTCTGGTTCTGGGCGTGGCGTTCCTGATCGTCATCCCGCGCGTGATGAGCGCGCAGAAACAGGCGAACGCCTCGGCAGCGGGCGCCAGCACGGCAGGTTCCAGCACCGCGAGTACGGGCACCGCGACGACAGGTCCGGCGGCGGGCACCGCCACCCCCTCGGCAGGCACGAACACGACCAGCGGCGGTGGCGGCACGGCGCAGAACACCCAGGTGCCCGCCCCGGTCCAGGGCACGGCCGAAACCATGACCGGCAACGGCACGACCGGCACCGAGAACACGGTCCAGCAG
The window above is part of the Deinococcus metallilatus genome. Proteins encoded here:
- the mqnE gene encoding aminofutalosine synthase MqnE, yielding MKWLRDPLLAPIVEKVEAGERLSFDEGMRLYYTRDLNALMRLANRTKERLHGDKVFFVHSMRLEFTNICYVGCTFCAFAARKGEERAWDYSPEEVVEQVRRRYLPGITELHMSSGHHPNHKWAYYPEMVRRLRETFPDLQVKAFTAAEIEHLAKISKMPTLEVLRELQAAGLAAMPGGGAEIFADRVRRQVAKNKVKAEKWLQIHREAHSLGMRTNATMLYGHIETLEERLDHMHRLRDLQDETGGFHAFIPLAFQPLGNTLAQNLGKTEFTTGLDDLRNLAVARVYLDNFPHIKGYWVMIGSELTQVSLDWGVSDIDGTIQEEHIAHAAGATSPMALSQAGMVKMIQQAGRLPVLRDAYYNELEVFPRPNAEAAD
- a CDS encoding nuclear transport factor 2 family protein, which encodes MQADLDAVLALDDAWNAAYHHRDPELMAGLLAEDWMGFFPDGQVAFKADLLEGMRHNPPLALMFERHAAHVYGKTAVTRGTLYGNGVRVQSFLRVYAKRGGKWRAVCVQVVP
- a CDS encoding menaquinone biosynthetic enzyme MqnA/MqnD family protein, whose translation is MTYQAGWIHYTNVAPILDSLTLPAGVTAITGVPTQMNAALLSGEVDIANISAVEFIRHADVLEALPDFSVAVLGPVYSVNLFHTVPLERLRRVALTRQSAMSVALLEVLLAARGLSPALERAEGEAEDLLASGYDGVLRIGDSALREWYRVAGPLTPETTMTMLPHEGRGITVTDLAEEWFRLTGHPFVFAVWAYRRDNPPPPALVQAMREARRHGIGHLADVAARHARKLGLPERVVQHYLWNFRYHLEAPDRLGLHEFAAQAVPGHAPLRFGPQPEGERRHVLSASAGTLKP
- a CDS encoding DinB family protein, producing the protein MNPETRAVLETAVEANSRVNDVLCAHLTPEMMRAQMPGGGMTVAQHLAHMAGVTQEWLSQLDEEAASPLPVLYSGTLWGNFTAQEDPARAAEVLREVWTTALDTATHADGTGNLSHPSAAQFLLHMLTHDAHHRGQMLLALKGSSFPLPDEDALWGPLRGE
- a CDS encoding MGMT family protein; this encodes MASEAGAGEAQGTFRERVLALVARIPPGRVMTYGQLALLAGQPGAARQAGYVLNTLAGGGELPWQRVINAQGRVSTHKLGFGDMQERLLEAEGVTFDASGRCDLARLQWWPAEEDAPPERLL